In Naumovozyma castellii chromosome 1, complete genome, one DNA window encodes the following:
- the PRP2 gene encoding DEAH-box RNA-dependent ATPase PRP2 (ancestral locus Anc_6.306) produces the protein MSSGSNLSGIGKRRVRRTYEVDSGTEVQNDNTIKVEEKPLKSRYQPEVTTKKSRYNPNPIISQSEKTNDSKRSKFLHTNRLESTGYTLQDETVGQKQRHDILKGKFPTQQAVKDDKRTRQQIWEEQQLENAVVKEETDQIHVANSKEYDYVFDTDTMIGFTSDNDDILPEEGEDSDAAGSDKYLLKQLENEKARLLSIKESRKLLPVYQYRDELLKSIKDNQVMIIVGETGSGKTTQLPQYLIEDGYTQEGKFQIAVTQPRRVAATSVAKRVSDEMEVILGQEVGYTIRFEDKTTPNKTILKYMTDGMLLREFLSDPMLSKYSCIMIDEAHERTLATDILVGLLKDILPQRKDLKVLISSATMNAKKFSEFFNDCPIFNVPGRRYPVDIHYTLQPEANYIQAAITTIFQIHTTQPLSGDILVFLTGQEEIEKTRDNLEEIAGRLGSQIPQLMITPIYANLPQEQQSRIFQKTPPNCRKIVLATNIAETSLTIDGIKYVIDPGYVKENSYVPSTNMTQLLTVPCSKASVDQRAGRAGRVGPGKCFRLFTKWSFENELELMPKPEILRTNLSHTILLLLSLGVKDLLSFPLLDKPSIQALAKSLENLYILGALNSKGTITQLGEMMCEFPCEPEFAKVLYSSATNGECNGVLDECLTVVSMLHETTSIFIGPKKEASSRIVSEVSSDHALYLEIYNQWAKSNYSRTWCQDHKVQYKTLLRVRNIRNQLSRCSKKLGLVTQNETGRKNLPVSTDLVNNRMVKAFITGFPMNVVQLGTTGYRTVGKTNGGLDVSIHPSSIVFQNYKEKAHKPCKYVLYQQLMLTSKEFIRDCLPITHDEWPLEMVPHFFK, from the coding sequence ATGAGCAGTGGAAGCAACTTGAGTGGTATAGGAAAGCGAAGAGTTAGAAGAACATACGAAGTAGACTCAGGTACCGAAGTACAAAATGATAATACTATAAAGGTCGAAGAGAAACCTCTCAAAAGTCGATATCAGCCGGAAGTGACAACTAAAAAGTCAAGATATAATCcaaatccaataatttctcaATCTGAAAAAACTAACGATTCGAAGAGAAGTAAATTTTTACATACAAACCGTTTAGAATCGACAGGGTACACTCTCCAAGATGAAACAGTCGGGCAAAAACAAAGGCATGACATTCTAAAAGGCAAATTTCCAACGCAACAGGCAGTAAAAGATGATAAGAGAACGAGACAGCAGATTTGGGAGGAGCAGCAACTTGAAAATGCAGTAGTGAAAGAGGAGACTGATCAGATCCATGTAGCAAATTCTAAAGAATACGATTATGTGTTTGATACGGATACTATGATTGGATTTACAAGTGACAATGATGATATATTACCTGAGGAAGGCGAGGACTCTGATGCTGCAGGCAgtgataaatatttattaaagcaattggaaaatgaaaaggcTCGACTTCTTTCAATTAAGGAATCTAGGAAACTGTTGCCTGTCTATCAATACAGggatgaattattgaaatcaattaaagatAATCAGGTAATGATTATTGTTGGTGAAACGGGGTCGGGTAAAACAACTCAATTACCTCAATATCTAATAGAGGATGGTTATACACAGGAGGGGAAGTTTCAGATTGCTGTTACACAGCCACGTAGAGTTGCTGCCACATCAGTTGCCAAGAGAGTCTCGGATGAGATGGAAGTAATACTAGGACAGGAAGTTGGTTATACCAttagatttgaagataaaacGACCCCAAATAAAACCATACTGAAATATATGACTGATGGTATGTTACTTCGAGAGTTTCTCTCGGATCCGATGctatccaaatattcatgTATAATGATTGATGAAGCCCACGAACGTACTCTAGCGACAGATATTCTTGTTGGTTTATTAAAGGATATTTTACCTCAAAGAAAAGACTTGAAGGTTTTGATATCATCTGCTACAATGAATGCTAAGAAATTCtcagaatttttcaatgattgCCCAATCTTCAATGTACCGGGAAGAAGATATCCAGTAGATATCCATTACACTTTACAACCTGAGGCAAACTATATTCAAGCTGCAATAACAActattttccaaatacaTACAACACAGCCTTTATCGGGCGATATCCTAGTCTTTTTGACAGgccaagaagaaattgaaaagacGAGAGacaatttggaagaaattgctGGGAGGTTAGGTTCACAGATTCCACAGTTAATGATCACCCCCATTTATGCAAACTTGCCGcaagaacaacaatcaagaatatttcaaaagacACCACCAAATTGTCGAAAAATAGTCTTGGCTACTAATATTGCAGAGACTTCTTTAACCATTGATGGTATCAAGTATGTAATTGATCCAGGGTATGTAAAGGAAAATTCTTATGTTCCATCCACCAACATGACTCAGTTATTGACAGTCCCATGTTCGAAGGCTTCTGTTGATCAGAGGGCTGGTAGAGCTGGTCGTGTAGGGCCAGGAAAATGTTTTAGACTTTTTACTAAATGGTCTTTCGAAAATGAACTGGAATTGATGCCCAAGCCAGAAATTCTTCGAACAAATCTATCACATACCATCCTTCTGCTGTTATCATTGGGAGTGAAGGACTTATTAAGTTTCCCATTACTAGATAAACCTAGTATACAAGCTTTGGCAAAATCCCTGGAGAATCTATATATCCTTGGAGCACTTAATAGTAAAGGAACAATCACTCAATTAGGAGAAATGATGTGTGAATTCCCTTGTGAGCCTGAATTTGCCAAAGTATTATACTCAAGTGCAACAAATGGTGAATGTAATGGCGTTTTAGATGAATGTTTGACTGTCGTGTCTATGTTACATGAAACAACATCTATATTTATTGGCCCTAAGAAGGAGGCATCTTCAAGGATCGTGAGTGAGGTCAGCAGTGATCACGCATtgtatttggaaatttatAACCAATGGGCAAAATCGAACTATTCTAGAACTTGGTGCCAAGATCATAAGGTTCAATATAAGACATTACTAAGAGTTAGAAATATCAGAAATCAACTCTCTCGGTGTAGCAAAAAGTTGGGATTGGTAACACAAAATGAAACGGGGCGTAAGAACCTTCCAGTTTCCACTGATCTGGTTAACAATAGAATGGTCAAAGCTTTCATTACTGGGTTCCCAATGAATGTCGTTCAGTTAGGCACCACTGGATATCGGACGGTAGGGAAAACAAATGGTGGTTTGGATGTTAGTATCCACCCATCCAGTATTGTTTTTCAGAATTATAAAGAAAAGGCGCATAAGCCCTGCAAGTACGTTTTGTATCAACAGTTGATGCTGACATCCAAGGAATTCATACGAGACTGTCTCCCGATAACCCACGACGAATGGCCTTTGGAAATGGTCCcccatttcttcaaataa
- the GLO1 gene encoding lactoylglutathione lyase GLO1 (ancestral locus Anc_6.305), whose product MSTEDKYYPIKIDCAANDSTLTFNHTCLRIKDPKRSVKFYVETFGMKLMDKKDFPEMKFSLYFLSFPKENWEKNSKGEADVFGASGILELTHNWGTEDEDDFKINNGNEEPHRGFGHICFSYADVSKACEALEAKKAPFKKRMSDGRQKDIAFVLDPDGYWIEIVQYLREAEEFPTTDVGPKFNHTMVRVKDPVKTIEFYKNVLGMDVLRTSVNEKNKFTLYFLGYPLKEGEGRVSKEGVLEITHNWGTETDANFQYHNGNDKPQGYGHICVSCKDPASLCEEIDTKYGDKVSWAPKFNQGKLKNIAFLKDPDGYSIEIVPQGLVV is encoded by the coding sequence ATGAGTACTGAAGATAAGTATTATCCAATTAAGATTGATTGTGCTGCCAACGATTCAACCCTCACGTTCAATCACACATGTCTGCGTATTAAAGACCCTAAAAGAAGTGTCAAATTCTACGTGGAAACCTTTGGTATGAAGTTGATGGATAAGAAAGATTTCCCTGAAATGAAATTCTCTTTGTACTTCTTGTCTTTCCCCAAGGAGAATTGGGAGAAAAATTCTAAGGGAGAAGCTGATGTTTTCGGTGCTAGTGGTATCTTAGAATTAACCCACAATTGGGGAacagaagatgaagatgactTCAAGATAAACAATGGGAATGAAGAGCCACATCGTGGGTTTGGTCATATTTGCTTCAGTTATGCAGATGTTAGTAAAGCTTGTGAGGCTTTAGAGGCTAAGAAGGCACCattcaagaagagaatgaGTGATGGTAGACAAAAGGATATTGCATTTGTATTAGACCCTGATGGTTACTGgattgaaattgttcaatatcTGAGAGAGGCCGAAGAATTCCCAACTACTGATGTCGGTCCAAAATTTAATCATACAATGGTACGTGTCAAGGATCCAGTCAAGACAATTGAATTCTACAAAAATGTTCTAGGTATGGATGTCTTGAGAACTAGTGTcaatgaaaaaaacaaattcaCTTTGTACTTTTTGGGTTATCCCTTGAAGGAAGGTGAAGGGAGAGTATCTAAGGAAGGTGTATTAGAAATTACTCACAATTGGGGTACTGAAACAGATGCCAATTTCCAATATCATAACGGTAACGATAAACCACAAGGTTATGGTCACATCTGTGTAAGTTGCAAGGACCCAGCTTCTCTTtgtgaagaaattgatacCAAGTATGGTGACAAGGTCTCTTGGGCGCCAAAGTTTAACCAGGgcaaattgaagaatattgcATTTTTAAAGGATCCTGATGGATACTctattgaaattgttccCCAAGGATTAGTGGTTTAA
- the CSE2 gene encoding Cse2p (ancestral locus Anc_6.301): MSLQNEYLRTIKNTLLPQQQHDTTQQSQSLNQTTVPVSPASNTVLSSTSSSSPEFIPHLYYSLYQIRKDPNNATNQLETSTGFIRHRLKTCKSLIEDNADCKKLLAKSTDDWNVYLKQQEAELEVKKKVLHDLSERIKLLTSTSSPKNSFINT; the protein is encoded by the coding sequence ATGAGTTTACAGAATGAATATCTAAGGACTATCAAGAATACACTACTCCCTCAACAGCAACATGATACCACCCAGCAGTCACAATCACTGAATCAAACCACCGTTCCTGTGTCTCCAGCTTCAAATACCGTATTATCATCAACGTCCTCATCTTCACCTGAATTTATACCGCATCTTTATTATTCGCTATACCAGATTCGGAAAGACCCTAATAATGCCACAAATCAACTAGAAACATCCACAGGTTTTATCAGACACCGATTGAAGACTTGCAAATCTTTAATCGAAGATAATGCTGATTGTAAAAAGCTTTTAGCCAAGTCGACTGATGACTGGAACGTCTATCTTAAGCAACAAGAAGCTGAATTGGAagtaaagaagaaagtattGCATGACCTTAGtgaaagaataaaattattaacGTCCACGAGCTCCCCAAAAAATAGTTTTATTAATACGTAA
- the NCAS0A04680 gene encoding uncharacterized protein, translated as MEQEIRNGVESLFNFLNTQVNSLNDGNDGNTNNDFRIYTFRNDGGVTATESTSQENDPVTSIFNLMETLRNASNNLPGEGNPGVNGETTRRTHHDGDDGSNTTTNYGNSLADYLTNMVGNFSNLFMGQTRPQDSSEDLSREIDSTPDDTTANLRNVPLSALMREMASRFIPENFDIITSQRSAAKPCTNEFIEQLPRTNCAELSNSSDECPICRIAYSDDFETEITCLPNCSHHFHFECIKLWLQKNSLCPLCRDNVMECKAETTEEDLEWDLD; from the coding sequence ATGGAGCAAGAGATAAGGAACGGAGTTGAATCgttatttaattttttgaacACTCAGGTGAATAGTCTCAACGATGGTAATGATGGAAATACGAACAACGATTTTAGGATTTACACTTTCAGAAATGATGGAGGAGTAACCGCCACAGAAAGTACGTCTCAAGAAAATGACCCTGTAACCTCTATTTTTAACCTTATGGAAACACTACGTAATGCAAGCAATAATTTACCAGGAGAAGGAAATCCCGGAGTTAATGGGGAAACTACAAGGAGGACACACCACGATGGAGATGATGGATCAAATACTACTACAAATTATGGGAACAGCTTGGCTGATTATCTCACTAACATGGTAGGTAATTTCTCCAATCTATTTATGGGGCAAACACGTCCCCAAGACAGTTCAGAGGATCTAAGTCGGGAGATAGATTCAACACCTGATGATACAACTGCAAACCTCAGAAACGTTCCATTGAGTGCCTTGATGAGAGAAATGGCATCGAGATTTATACcagaaaattttgatattattaCATCTCAAAGATCAGCAGCTAAACCATGTACCAATGAATTTATCGAACAATTGCCTAGAACGAATTGTGCTgaactttcaaattccaGCGATGAGTGTCCTATATGTCGTATAGCATATTCTGATGACTTTGAAACTGAGATCACATGTTTGCCCAACTGCTCCCATCACTTCCATTTTGAATGTATTAAACTATGGCTCCAAAAGAACTCTCTTTGTCCATTGTGCAGAGATAATGTTATGGAATGTAAGGCCGAAACTACAGAGGAAGATTTAGAATGGGATTTGGATTGA
- the NRM1 gene encoding Nrm1p (ancestral locus Anc_6.299) — protein sequence MSFDTQRAPLGEYSGSRLNKLHTTGLMDTLPGISGVTTSLPSLKSLIKVPKTPFEEIANRPIPFLHPMPGLRTDQLQISKFPPIVIQSQPLSPISGPDETLKDFKDLTDTLKIRLQFALYKFNTKQTMLKFKQIKKQHESRLLKAKTSSKSNSINKKRKLVVSHGNYKTPARSKSNPKHLEHTAPFSASSSHNTGLSVSRETVFSLDSNSQSFLSANNNTTTTNVTPIRSQKILKIHKQETPVNVKAAKSLLHLFTSNNNNNC from the coding sequence ATGTCCTTCGATACTCAAAGAGCTCCATTGGGTGAATACTCAGGCTCCAGACTTAACAAACTACATACCACAGGACTCATGGACACTCTGCCCGGCATTTCTGGTGTTACTACATCCCTACCTTCACtaaaatcattaattaaagTTCCAAAGACACCCTTCGAAGAAATAGCTAACAGACCTATCCCCTTTCTCCATCCAATGCCTGGTTTGAGGACGGATCAACTACAGATTTCTAAATTTCCTCCCATCGTGATCCAGAGTCAACCGCTTTCACCAATATCAGGTCCCGATGAAACCTTGAAGGACTTCAAGGACCTAACAGATACGTTGAAGATACGCTTACAATTTGCTCTGTATAAATTCAATACGAAGCAAACTATGTTGAAGtttaaacaaattaagAAACAGCACGAATCAAGACTGCTGAAGGCTAAGACATCTAGTAAATCTAATTCTATCAATAAGAAGAGAAAACTGGTTGTTTCCCATGGCAATTATAAAACTCCTGCCAGATCCAAATCAAATCCAAAGCATTTAGAACATACAGCACCATTTTCTGCCTCTTCTTCACATAATACTGGCTTATCTGTTTCTCGTGAAACTGTGTTCAGTTTAGACTCCAATTCTCAGTCATTTTTATCCgctaataataatacaacaacaactaaTGTCACTCCAATTCGTTCCCAAAAAATCCTAAAAATCCATAAACAGGAGACACCAGTTAACGTGAAGGCTGCCAAATCATTACTTCATCTATTCACCagtaataacaacaataattgCTAA
- the PRI2 gene encoding DNA primase subunit PRI2 (ancestral locus Anc_2.566), whose protein sequence is MFRQNKRRISSRRNFDSSPFGSDNKNGNENNGGANQFILPGSTTEEEKTLYNNIYDSKISFYEARPQGEITLEQFEVWAIDRLKILLEIESCLSRNKTLKEIETLIKPQFQKLLPFNTDSFLDKKKDYYSHFILRLCFCRTKELREKFIRAETLLFKIRFNMLTSFDQIKFVKSLNLSKLQFITDEEKTELSDKLYQTITPALIYQLNLTDENQRKLFFQNEKFIKLPFENVIELVGNRQAFIRKGFIYIPQFQQLNLISTEFSNKLNEALMKTYQFLPRLNEDDRLLPILNHLSSGYTIADFNENSKFGMYQNGNDDEINAQTVYSEEISANYPLCIKNLFRGLKEHGHLKYHGRQQLSLFLKGIGLSADESLKFWSEAFTKNGRMTVDKFNKEYRYNFRHNYGLEGNRINYKPWDCRTILSKPRPGRGEYHGCPYRDWNPDKLTAELRSMNLTPSQIASILDSCEKTEYTIACTKTFEFTHNTTGTDLEIDDQTHISHPNLYFERSRQLQKKKQEMEKELKK, encoded by the coding sequence ATGTTTAGACAGAATAAGAGAAGAATATCGTCAAGAAGGAATTTTGATTCCTCGCCATTCGGTTCTGACAACAAGAATGGAAATGAAAACAACGGTGGAGCTAACCAATTCATTCTCCCAGGCTCTACCACGGAGGAAGAGAAGACACTTTACAACAATATATATGACTCAAAAATATCGTTTTATGAGGCTCGTCCCCAAGGTGAGATCACTTTGGAACAATTTGAAGTTTGGGCCATCGATCGTTTGAAGATTCTTTTAGAGATTGAATCGTGTCTCTCTAGAAATAAAACTttaaaggaaattgaaactttaattaaaccacaatttcaaaagttaTTGCCCTTTAATACAGATAGTTTCTTagataagaagaaggatTACTATTCTCATTTCATTTTAAGATTATGTTTCTGTCGTACAAAAGAGCTTAGAGAGAAATTCATTAGGGCGGAAACGTTACTGTTTAAAATTAGATTTAACATGCTAACGTCATTTGATCAGATAAAATTTGtcaaatctttaaatttatccaaattgCAATTTATTACAGACGAAGAAAAGACCGAATTATCAGATAAGTTATACCAGACTATCACGCCTGCCTTAATATATCAACTAAACTTGACAGATGAAAATCAACGTAAATTgtttttccaaaatgaaaaattcataaaACTCCCCTTTGAAAATGTCATTGAATTGGTTGGTAATAGACAAGCTTTCATAAGGAAGGGTTTCATATACATCCCacaatttcaacaattaAATCTGATCTCTACTGAGTTTTCcaacaaattgaatgagGCATTGATGAAAACATATCAATTTTTACCACGTttaaatgaagatgatagaTTATTACCAATTTTAAATCATTTATCCTCAGGTTATACCATTGCtgattttaatgaaaattccaaatttggCATGTATCAAAATGGTAACGATGATGAAATCAATGCTCAAACTGTTTATTCCGAGGAAATCAGTGCCAACTACCCATTGTGTATTAAGAATTTATTTAGAGGATTAAAAGAGCATGGACATTTAAAATATCATGGTAGACAACAATTGAGTTTATTCTTAAAGGGGATAGGATTAAGTGCCGATGAGTCTTTAAAATTTTGGTCCGAGGCATTTACTAAGAATGGTAGAATGACAGTGgacaaattcaataaagaaTATCGTTATAACTTCAGACATAATTATGGGTTGGAGGGTAATAGGATCAATTATAAGCCATGGGATTGTAGAACGATACTGTCAAAACCAAGACCAGGTAGAGGTGAATATCATGGTTGCCCCTATCGTGATTGGAACCCGGATAAGTTAACCGCTGAATTAAGATCCATGAATTTAACACCATCTCAAATAGCATCTATTTTGGATTCCTGTGAGAAGACTGAGTACACGATAGCATGCACGAAGACGTTTGAGTTTACACATAATACTACGGGGACTGATttagaaattgatgatcAAACACATATTTCTCATCCTAATTTGTATTTCGAAAGATCCAGACAAttacagaagaagaagcaagaaatggaaaaggAACTCAAGAAATAG